A window of Cellulosimicrobium protaetiae genomic DNA:
CCCTGTCGTGCTCGTCGGATCGTGGGCCGCACGCGGGTGAGCGGCCCGCGGTCCGGTGGCCCCGCCGTCGGGCCGCGCACACCCTAGCCGATCTGCCGGGACCGGACGGACGAGTCCACCCGACCGGGGGCGAACGAGACGAGTTGCACGTATCGTCGTCGCGCTCGCGGGACGGGAGAACGACCAGGGAGGGCGCGATGGCCGGAGGAGTGCAGATCGAGGACGACGCGCGACGCTGGGTGATGTGGGGCGAGATCGACTTCTCCGTCGCCCACGCGGTCAAGGAGCGCCTCGCGGCGACCGTCGCCCACGGGCCCTGGACCATCGACCTCTCGCGGGTCACTTTCATGGACTCGGGCGGCCTGCACCTCGTCCTCCTCGGGGCGAGGAGGGGGCACCGGCCCCGGCTCCTGCGCACGCCGGAGCACGTGCTCCAGCTCCTCGAGTTCAGCGGAGCTCTCGACCTGGTCGAGCTGGTCGAGACCGCCCCGGAGGCTCCGCACCCGGAGCCGCCGCACGAGCGCTCGGCCGGCTGAGCCGCCCGCCCCTCCCCTCCCCGCCCCCGTCAGGACACCCGACATGACACCCGACAGGACACCGATGAGAGCCTGGACGCCCACGACCGAGATGGTTCGTCAGCTGTACGTCTCCGGACGCGAGGCACGCAGCCCCGCCGAGACGCTCCGCATGCACCCCGACGAGATCGCGGCGGAGTTCGACCGCTGGCTCGCGTCCCTCCGCGAGCCCGGCGCGCGCGTCGCGACGACGCGTGAGGACGACGCCTCGTAGGAACCCGTCCGGCGTGCGAGCCCACGTGACCGCTGACATCCTGGCGGACCTGGGGGCAAAGTTCTTATAGCACGCATACAGGAGGAATCACATGGGTTGGCTGGCATACATCGTGCTCGGACTCGTCGCAGGTCTCATCGCCCGCGCGGTGCTTCCCGGGAAGCAGACGAGCTCCCTGATCGTCACGATCCTTCTGGGCATCCTCGGCGCGCTGCTCGGCGGGTGGCTCGGTTCCGTCCTGTTCGGGACGCCGCTCGGGGACCTGGGCGACTTCCGGACCTGGATCCTCGCGATCCTCGGCTCCCTCATCACGCTGGGGGTCTACGGCGCCGTCACCAAGGGGAGCCGCCGCCGCGCCTGACGCGGAGCGACCGGTCCCGGCGGTGCGCGGCAGGCTCCTGGCGCGCACCGCCACCCGCCCTCTCGAACGGAGGCACCATGGACGACCTGCCGACCATCGCCGTCCCGAGCAGCGACGACGAGATCTCGACGTCCTTCCCGCCTGCGGGCTACCGGCCCGTCCGGGAGTGGGTGCTGAGCACCACCGAACAGCTCTCCGCCCTCCGGTCGGGGGTGGTCCGGGCGCTCGAGGCCGAGGGCGTGGTCACGACCGGGCGGCTGTCCGCCACCCCGGACACGCTCGTCCTCATCGCGTCCGAGCTGGCGACCAACGCGCTCCGTCACGGCCTGCCGCCGACGATCGTGCGGCTCGCTCGCACCGACGAGCGCTTCCTCCTCGAGGTCGCCGACCACGACGTCTCGCACGAGCCCGTCTACGCCGGGCGCCGCATCCCCGGTGCCGGCGGCGTCGGCCTCCACATGGCCCGCCAGCTCTCGCTGGACGTCGGGTGGTACCGCACCGAGACGGTCAAGACCGTGTGGGCGACGTTCGCCGCCTGACCGACGGCTTCCCGCACGGCACGACGCCAGGCCCGCCCCGCCCGGAGAACCGGACGGGGCGGGCCTGTCGTCTGCCGTCAGCGCGTGCGGGTCAGTCGCAGGTAGTCGCGTCGTACGGTGCGACGACCTCCGTGGAGACCTGCTCGCCGTCGACCGTCGCCGTGGCGGGGACGGTCGCCTCGCCCGCCTCGACGGACGTGCCGCGCACCGCGAACGACTGGTACGCGTTCGCGCCCGGGGCCACGGCGGTGAACGCCTTGGTCCCGAACGGCGTGGCGAGGGTGACGTCCACCGGGACGTCCTCGCCGTTCGTCGCGCGCACCGCCACGTAGGCCTTGCCCGCGAGGCAGCGCGTCT
This region includes:
- a CDS encoding STAS domain-containing protein — encoded protein: MAGGVQIEDDARRWVMWGEIDFSVAHAVKERLAATVAHGPWTIDLSRVTFMDSGGLHLVLLGARRGHRPRLLRTPEHVLQLLEFSGALDLVELVETAPEAPHPEPPHERSAG
- a CDS encoding GlsB/YeaQ/YmgE family stress response membrane protein; the encoded protein is MGWLAYIVLGLVAGLIARAVLPGKQTSSLIVTILLGILGALLGGWLGSVLFGTPLGDLGDFRTWILAILGSLITLGVYGAVTKGSRRRA
- a CDS encoding ATP-binding protein, translated to MDDLPTIAVPSSDDEISTSFPPAGYRPVREWVLSTTEQLSALRSGVVRALEAEGVVTTGRLSATPDTLVLIASELATNALRHGLPPTIVRLARTDERFLLEVADHDVSHEPVYAGRRIPGAGGVGLHMARQLSLDVGWYRTETVKTVWATFAA